GATTGACTCGCTGCAATTTCCTCTTGTGAACATATGAGTCGTGTGTCTTGCGTTACCATGATCGGACAGAGTGATGGTGAATGGCATATGCTTTTGTTATGCAATATGTGTGCTGGTGAAGTAATTattccgtgtgtgtgtttgtgtgtgatcTACCTTCTCATTGGTATCATATATGTGATGCTGTGGTGTGTAACGTGCTCGAGTGGATGCATGAATAAAATGAGACTACGACAGAATATTtcatttcttcgttttctaATGCTCTTGTCCTACACAACTCCTCAATGTAGTCAAGTGACAAATCTATTAATGTGTCCCCACCTGTTGTTTCCGATCCTTACGGCCATTTCCCGTCAACAACACGCGCTGCATGTAAATACGCAGAGATTCGTACAACTCTGTAGTTTGTGGAATAGCGCAAGTTGTTTTAGAGGTTGAATGAACCCGGGTTGAGTTGCATAGAGCTACGATTACAATGGAGGTACAAGCTATCAACACGGATTGAAGGAGAGGTATAACGAATGCAGGTATACGAGTATTTAATTAGTGtatatttcctcttccctttgAGGGCAAATGTATTCTTAACTTTATAACAAAGAATAGGTGTACAACCTTAATGTATACAATACTTCTGGTTTGCtgttttaaaaattattgtctttgttcctttttcgtACAAATTACTGTTACGACttcacttccccttcctGTTGGTCTTCTTCATTTATGCCTGACCACCGGACAGCGCATCAGTAACATGACCACATACGTCCCCAAGAGCTCGCGCGATGATGTATAccgcttcttcttcactgaGGGCGTTGTTTCCTGCAAGAAGGACCCCCTCGGCACGTGGAAGGGAACTCTTGGTGGCAAGACGTTCAAGCTTCCCACTCTACAGGTAATGCAACTGATGCGTTCCCTGAAGAGCCGTGGCCTCATTAAGGAGCAATTCGCCTGGCGCCACTTCTACTGGACTCTAAATGATGAAGGCATCAACTACATGCGGAAATACCTCTATCTGGGAGCAGA
This region of Trypanosoma brucei gambiense DAL972 chromosome 10, complete sequence genomic DNA includes:
- a CDS encoding 40S ribosomal protein S10, putative, whose protein sequence is MYTILLVCCFKNYCLCSFFVQITVTTSLPLPVGLLHLCLTTGQRISNMTTYVPKSSRDDVYRFFFTEGVVSCKKDPLGTWKGTLGGKTFKLPTLQVMQLMRSLKSRGLIKEQFAWRHFYWTLNDEGINYMRKYLYLGADAVPNTHKVDHKTFEREGGRGRGRGDGRGRGRGFGRGRGEGRGFGRGRGEGRGRGFHSERDQYRAGAAAQGEDAAPVAAVE